In the genome of Croceimicrobium hydrocarbonivorans, one region contains:
- a CDS encoding low molecular weight protein-tyrosine-phosphatase produces MKKVLMVCLGNICRSPLAEGLLRSKVNPDEVEVDSAGTAAYHVGEAPDIRTIMTGRKHGINLSSLVGRQFKTVDFDYFDRIYVMDHSNLNNVLNMARNEADRAKVDLILNEIKAGSNQDVPDPYYGGDEGFEQVYRLLDAATDTIVEKLKDGRI; encoded by the coding sequence GTGAAGAAAGTACTGATGGTTTGCCTGGGAAACATTTGTCGCTCTCCCTTGGCTGAAGGTTTATTGCGTTCGAAAGTTAATCCTGATGAAGTGGAAGTAGACTCGGCTGGCACCGCGGCTTACCATGTAGGAGAAGCCCCGGATATCCGCACGATAATGACCGGCCGTAAACATGGAATTAATCTATCCAGCTTAGTAGGTCGGCAATTCAAAACTGTTGATTTTGATTACTTTGACCGTATCTATGTAATGGATCACTCTAACTTAAATAATGTTTTAAATATGGCTCGAAATGAGGCTGACCGCGCCAAAGTGGACCTCATTTTAAACGAAATAAAAGCCGGTTCTAATCAAGATGTTCCCGATCCCTATTACGGAGGGGATGAAGGCTTTGAACAGGTCTATCGATTATTGGATGCTGCTACAGATACGATCGTAGAAAAATTGAAGGATGGAAGAATCTAA
- a CDS encoding SAM-dependent methyltransferase — MEESNNPKGKLYLIPSLMGEIEPLEVLPLSVKKVIDLCDHFIVENEKSARAFIKRVLPSKHQPDLVLYTTNKFSDPADYPSYLEAARNGEHIGLISEAGAPGIADPGAEIISLAHNEGIRVVPLVGPSSIFMAMMASGMNGQSFAFNGYLPIDNQERKKQIKNLENLSRKTGQSQIFMETPYRNDKLMKDLISICHPDTRLCVAREVTTLEEYIRTQPISWWKNNLPELEKRPAIFILSVE, encoded by the coding sequence ATGGAAGAATCTAATAATCCCAAGGGAAAGCTCTATTTAATTCCTTCCTTAATGGGTGAAATTGAGCCCCTGGAAGTGCTGCCTTTATCGGTTAAGAAAGTAATAGACCTCTGCGATCATTTCATTGTAGAAAATGAAAAATCGGCGCGCGCCTTTATTAAGCGGGTGCTTCCCTCCAAGCATCAACCCGACCTCGTACTTTATACCACCAATAAGTTTTCAGATCCGGCTGATTATCCTTCCTACCTGGAAGCAGCACGCAATGGAGAGCATATTGGATTGATCTCTGAAGCTGGGGCACCGGGAATTGCAGATCCGGGCGCAGAAATCATTAGCCTTGCTCATAATGAAGGCATTCGAGTAGTTCCCTTAGTGGGGCCCTCCTCTATTTTCATGGCGATGATGGCCAGTGGCATGAATGGCCAAAGCTTTGCCTTTAACGGCTATTTACCTATTGATAATCAGGAGCGTAAAAAGCAAATTAAGAATTTAGAAAACCTGAGTCGTAAAACCGGGCAAAGCCAAATTTTCATGGAGACTCCTTATCGAAATGATAAGCTCATGAAGGATTTAATTAGCATTTGTCATCCCGATACCCGACTCTGTGTGGCAAGAGAAGTCACCACTTTAGAGGAGTATATCCGCACCCAACCTATCTCATGGTGGAAGAACAATTTACCGGAATTGGAAAAACGTCCGGCGATCTTCATTCTTAGTGTGGAGTAA